A region of Pempheris klunzingeri isolate RE-2024b chromosome 15, fPemKlu1.hap1, whole genome shotgun sequence DNA encodes the following proteins:
- the LOC139214653 gene encoding leucine-rich repeat, immunoglobulin-like domain and transmembrane domain-containing protein 3 codes for MVCQRSILLIFTLLVKTGHADGCVCPAATILSKFPSEVPTDVCCLNYSGSAFSHVHWSVFTNQTNIETLDLSYCNISSVDMSSKEASTLQRVHLGHNRLAVLPKEFLAGQPSLAEVDLSENLIQELPEGFLQDSDSVQKLHLQGNRLRFLPGSVMQKSSLQRLELDGNPWDCSCLLLEGLEEGKKVNRTTKLQELVGNLTCTSPRHLAGRTVLSVRLSDVCRPAGLTALFIALPLLILSALVLCWCCGRKRKKKEAPMSTSKKRASSCNGQKHRRKQQPAAAEQNKAGNCANEPILKNQLLLRPTSTLLGSTRDIYEEVEIKLGSVESLPRDSSRCSSSTEGRQGSQEPDGASRTELDTVSVTEVMKDSADREKAYLTQSTEYYSLVPGIELEDSDHGEYENVNLS; via the coding sequence aTGGTTTGCCAGCGGAGCATCCTGCTGATTTTCACATTGCTGGTGAAGACGGGGCATGctgatggatgtgtgtgtccagcagcCACCATTTTGTCCAAGTTTCCCTCTGAGGTTCCTACTGACGTCTGCTGCTTGAACTACTCTGGCTCTGCTTTCAGCCATGTGCACTGGTCTGTGTTTACCAATCAGACAAACATAGAGACGCTGGATCTCTCCTACTGTAATATCAGCTCTGTTGATATGAGCAGCAAAGAGGCCTCTACGCTGCAGAGGGTTCACTTAGGTCATAATAGACTAGCAGTGTTGCCAAAGGAGTTTCTGGCAGGCCAGCCCAGCCTGGCAGAGGTGGATCTGAGCGAGAATCTGATTCAGGAGCTTCCTGAGGGTTTTCTTCAAGACTCGGACAGCGTCCAGAAGCTGCATCTGCAGGGGAACCGGCTACGCTTCCTCCCAGGCTCTGTCATGCAGAAATCTAGTCTACAAAGGCTGGAGCTGGACGGGAACCCCTGGGACTGCTCCTGTTTGTTACTGGAGGGCCTGGAGGAAGGCAAGAAGGTTAACAGGACCACTAAGCTGCAGGAACTGGTGGGGAACTTGACCTGCACCTCTCCCAGGCACCTGGCGGGCAGGACTGTGTTGTCGGTGAGGCTTAGCGACGTGTGCCGCCCTGCCGGCCTCACCGCACTCTTTATCGCGCTCcctcttctcatcctctccGCCTTGGTGCTCTGCTGgtgctgtgggaggaagaggaagaagaaagaagcacCCATGAGCACCTCAAAAAAGAGAGCGTCCAGCTGCAATGGCCAGAAGCATCGCAGGAAGCAGCAACCTGCAGCCGCTGAGCAGAATAAAGCTGGAAACTGCGCCAATGAGCCGATCCTGAAGAACCAGCTGCTGCTTCGCCCGACATCCACCCTCCTGGGCAGCACCAGGGACATCTATGAAGAGGTGGAGATTAAGCTGGGCTCCGTGGAGTCCCTTCCCAGAGACTCGTCACGCTGTTCCAGCTCCACAGAGGGCAGGCAGGGCTCCCAGGAGCCCGACGGGGCcagcaggacagagctggaCACAGTCAGTGTGACAGAAGTGATGAAGGACTCGGCGGACAGGGAGAAGGCTTACCTGACCCAGTCCACTGAATACTACAGTCTGGTGCCGGGAATCGAACTGGAGGACTCGGACCACGGCGAATATGAGAACGTCAACCTCTCGTGA